In bacterium, a single genomic region encodes these proteins:
- a CDS encoding flippase — protein MSTEEKKPQINSTARVAKNSLVQMAAGVINKILGVALIIYAARQLGTEGFGQYTFVLSLHAIFYIFTDFGLGTLTTRDLAKHPEKESTYFTNIAALRLFLSLFAGIAMIGSVAILGHPPEIIKLTVVLALSLFFNSNIDTASSIFYAHQRMEITSSVSVVANTFRIGVSLGALAVGEGVLALIWIHFFYSVLHMTVLVGILFYFIRPEFKLDTGFWKQMLKQAYPLALANFFSIIYFRVDTVMLASMKGQEAVGLYNAAFRLLELTLLLPAYYGGAIFPVISQSYSNHQQRFLLIYRRSMKYMFLLSLPLAAGAALLAPQFIDILYKQDYAASVPVLTVLMWCLVLIAVNSINAPYLIVMGRQKIVTRLVMIGMLLNIGLNAYAIPRYGMLGAAWVTLISEGVTIAMFMLALRRSLEMRFRMLRHFLKPVLAMAVMAGLLIVFQSWDMGYKIVIGGMVYLSLLWGLKVFDEVDIEIFTRIIRPTKSGGMKLT, from the coding sequence GGCGCTGATTATTTATGCCGCCCGCCAATTGGGGACGGAAGGGTTCGGGCAATATACGTTTGTGCTTTCATTGCACGCAATTTTTTATATTTTCACAGATTTTGGATTGGGGACGTTGACAACCCGCGATCTGGCCAAACACCCGGAAAAAGAGTCGACCTATTTTACAAATATTGCGGCGTTGCGGCTGTTCCTTTCGTTGTTTGCCGGAATTGCCATGATAGGCAGCGTGGCAATACTGGGACATCCACCGGAAATCATCAAGCTGACCGTCGTATTGGCGCTCTCCTTATTTTTTAACAGCAATATTGATACAGCATCGTCCATTTTTTATGCGCATCAACGGATGGAAATTACGTCCTCGGTTTCTGTAGTGGCCAATACCTTCCGTATCGGTGTTTCATTGGGCGCGTTGGCAGTCGGCGAGGGTGTTTTGGCATTGATTTGGATCCATTTTTTCTACTCGGTTTTGCACATGACGGTCCTGGTCGGGATTTTATTTTATTTCATCCGGCCGGAATTTAAATTGGATACCGGATTTTGGAAACAGATGCTTAAACAGGCCTATCCGCTGGCATTGGCAAATTTTTTCTCAATTATATATTTTCGGGTGGATACCGTGATGCTGGCTTCCATGAAAGGGCAGGAAGCGGTGGGACTTTATAATGCGGCGTTTCGTCTGCTGGAACTTACCCTGTTGCTGCCGGCTTATTATGGGGGAGCGATTTTTCCGGTAATTTCGCAGAGCTATAGTAATCATCAACAGCGTTTTTTGCTTATTTACCGGCGTTCCATGAAATATATGTTTTTGTTGTCTCTCCCATTGGCTGCCGGTGCAGCCCTGCTGGCACCGCAGTTTATTGACATCCTCTATAAGCAGGACTATGCCGCGAGTGTGCCGGTGCTCACAGTGCTGATGTGGTGTTTGGTTTTAATTGCGGTCAATAGCATCAATGCGCCTTACTTAATTGTCATGGGACGGCAAAAAATTGTCACCCGCCTGGTGATGATCGGCATGCTGCTCAACATTGGATTGAATGCCTATGCCATTCCGCGCTATGGCATGCTGGGTGCGGCCTGGGTAACCCTGATTTCCGAAGGGGTTACTATTGCGATGTTCATGCTGGCGTTGCGTCGCTCTCTGGAAATGCGTTTTCGTATGCTGCGTCATTTTTTGAAACCGGTTCTGGCCATGGCGGTGATGGCAGGGCTGCTGATTGTATTTCAATCCTGGGATATGGGATATAAAATTGTCATCGGCGGCATGGTTTATTTAAGTCTGCTTTGGGGTCTAAAAGTATTCGATGAGGTGGATATCGAGATTTTTACACGGATTATCCGCCCAACCAAAAGTGGAGGAATGAAATTGACATGA
- a CDS encoding glycosyltransferase family 2 protein — MRRPKVSMIVLTYNGWKLLDECLQNVLRQDYLDLEVLVVDNGSNDGTLEKMQQVHPDIRVLALEKNSGFAGANNAGVLHTQGEYVALVSNDVYLPINFVSNLVAALEADPQAALAGPGVYNLKMNMAHYPYVGSMGLTGTIIQHVFKDTTLSFGAAGCSLMFRRSMIPLPFDEDYGFFHEEVYLAWKARLQGYKVLRLPETVVKHIGGATVGGIGDENRFLIERNRWLNYLTLFSETTRKKISPLMQLSQWVESLADRRAGRSRAPVKKAHHWIKQNRSLIQEKFIALQKLRKVKDEDIIAWMSYKITTQDSPAGRFINCLAWRWCRISGLKPREILEKK; from the coding sequence ATGAGACGGCCCAAAGTAAGCATGATTGTTTTAACCTACAACGGATGGAAATTGTTGGACGAGTGTTTGCAAAATGTTTTGCGCCAGGATTATTTGGACTTGGAAGTCTTGGTCGTGGACAATGGTTCGAATGACGGGACGCTGGAAAAAATGCAGCAGGTGCACCCGGACATCCGGGTGCTGGCACTGGAGAAGAATTCAGGCTTTGCCGGCGCCAACAATGCCGGTGTCCTGCATACACAAGGTGAGTATGTGGCCTTGGTTTCAAATGATGTGTATCTGCCGATCAATTTTGTCAGCAATCTGGTTGCGGCATTGGAAGCGGACCCGCAGGCAGCGCTCGCCGGGCCGGGTGTGTATAATTTGAAAATGAATATGGCGCATTATCCGTATGTGGGCAGCATGGGTTTGACAGGGACGATTATTCAGCATGTTTTTAAGGACACCACGCTCTCATTCGGTGCTGCCGGGTGTTCGCTCATGTTCCGGCGGTCCATGATTCCACTCCCCTTTGATGAAGATTATGGATTTTTTCATGAGGAAGTTTATTTGGCGTGGAAAGCCCGTTTGCAGGGATACAAGGTGCTGCGTCTTCCGGAAACAGTGGTGAAGCATATCGGCGGGGCCACGGTCGGCGGTATTGGTGATGAGAACCGTTTTTTAATTGAGCGCAACCGTTGGCTGAATTATTTGACCTTGTTTTCGGAGACAACCCGGAAGAAAATTTCGCCGCTGATGCAATTGTCACAATGGGTGGAAAGCTTGGCTGACCGCCGCGCAGGCCGGTCGCGCGCGCCGGTCAAAAAAGCGCATCACTGGATCAAGCAAAACCGTTCCTTGATTCAGGAAAAATTTATCGCCCTGCAAAAATTACGAAAAGTCAAGGATGAGGATATTATTGCCTGGATGAGCTATAAAATAACCACGCAGGATTCCCCGGCAGGCAGATTTATTAACTGCCTGGCATGGCGGTGGTGCCGGATCAGCGGGCTGAAACCACGGGAAATACTGGAAAAAAAATGA